Proteins found in one Propionispora hippei DSM 15287 genomic segment:
- a CDS encoding LysE family translocator, producing MESSLFLKGMLLGFSIAAPVGPIGLLCIQRTLTNGWLYGFLSGLGTATADAAYGFIAAFGITAVSAFLISQQFFLHLLGGLFLLYLGYTIFRTLPADPATTSSTKNTLSGSYSSAFFLTLTNPMTLMSFAAIFAGLGVQTGSTWRETYIQPAFMVGGVFLGSLLWWLLLCGTVSILRPRFQQTKLHWLNRLSGLVIGLFGLLSLATL from the coding sequence ATGGAATCATCACTTTTTCTTAAAGGAATGTTGTTGGGGTTTTCCATAGCCGCACCTGTAGGTCCGATTGGTCTGCTCTGTATTCAGCGCACATTAACCAATGGCTGGCTATACGGCTTTTTATCCGGCCTTGGCACGGCAACCGCCGATGCAGCCTATGGTTTTATAGCGGCTTTTGGCATAACTGCTGTTTCCGCCTTTTTAATCAGCCAGCAATTTTTCCTGCATCTTTTGGGCGGATTGTTTTTGCTTTATCTGGGCTATACCATCTTTCGAACCCTGCCCGCCGACCCAGCCACTACTTCTTCCACTAAAAATACTCTGAGCGGCTCTTATTCTTCGGCCTTCTTTCTGACATTAACCAATCCTATGACCCTTATGTCTTTCGCTGCCATCTTCGCCGGCCTTGGTGTGCAAACCGGCAGCACCTGGCGTGAAACATATATCCAGCCGGCGTTTATGGTTGGAGGTGTTTTTCTCGGCTCTTTACTGTGGTGGTTATTGCTATGCGGAACTGTCAGCATACTCCGTCCCCGTTTTCAGCAGACCAAACTCCACTGGCTCAACCGTCTATCCGGCCTGGTCATCGGTCTGTTTGGTCTGCTGAGTCTGGCAACGCTCTAA
- a CDS encoding GntR family transcriptional regulator, with amino-acid sequence MALENKELNKKVPVPLYYQLKQLLLEEIQSGNFRENDCLPTEIELSAMFSISRPTVRQAINELVNEGYLSRLKGKGTFVTKPKINQEFVHIIENFNEGMLRKGIKPKTTVLNLKVTEADEELVQALEVEPGDKVIELLRLRYANDEPIVLVNTFIPYHLCPELLEVNLKEVSIYTTFEKNSLFIKRIQRIFEAQRALETDAQLLEIKEGDPLLYFETKAFLPNGMVIEFSKLKYRGDRNKFVVELEK; translated from the coding sequence TTGGCTCTTGAAAATAAAGAATTAAACAAAAAAGTACCTGTACCGCTTTATTACCAATTGAAGCAATTGCTTTTGGAAGAAATCCAATCAGGCAATTTCCGTGAGAACGACTGCCTCCCCACCGAGATTGAACTGTCCGCAATGTTTAGTATCAGCCGTCCGACAGTACGCCAGGCCATCAATGAACTGGTCAACGAAGGCTACCTATCCCGCTTAAAAGGCAAAGGCACCTTTGTAACGAAACCTAAAATTAATCAGGAGTTCGTCCATATCATCGAAAACTTCAATGAAGGCATGCTCCGCAAGGGTATTAAGCCTAAAACCACGGTCCTGAACCTTAAGGTCACCGAAGCGGACGAGGAACTCGTTCAGGCGTTGGAAGTCGAGCCGGGCGACAAGGTTATCGAGCTGCTGCGTCTCCGCTATGCCAATGATGAGCCTATTGTCCTCGTTAATACCTTTATCCCCTATCACCTATGCCCGGAACTGCTGGAAGTAAATTTAAAAGAAGTTTCTATTTACACCACCTTTGAAAAAAACAGTTTGTTTATCAAGAGGATCCAACGCATTTTTGAAGCCCAGCGTGCCCTGGAAACCGATGCACAGCTTCTGGAAATCAAGGAAGGCGATCCGCTTCTTTATTTTGAAACCAAAGCCTTCCTCCCCAATGGCATGGTCATAGAATTTTCAAAGCTTAAATATCGCGGTGACCGCAATAAGTTTGTCGTGGAACTGGAAAAATAA
- a CDS encoding GNAT family N-acetyltransferase, with product MKFIYTDGRNQDFVKLCQLLDDYLNELAGGEANRQQYIPYNTLDAIRDVVLAYDDSSSPIGCASFKFYDNKVAEVKRVFVKSEYRGKGISKELMRLLEARAKEKGYNILLLETGASLVEAMGLYRSLGYGIMQNYGQYKDLQESICMQKNLS from the coding sequence ATGAAATTTATCTACACCGATGGCCGCAACCAAGACTTCGTCAAGCTCTGCCAATTGTTAGATGACTATCTGAATGAGCTTGCCGGAGGAGAGGCAAACCGGCAACAGTATATTCCCTATAACACGCTTGATGCCATTCGTGATGTGGTTTTAGCTTACGACGATAGCAGCAGCCCTATTGGCTGCGCCAGTTTTAAGTTTTATGATAATAAGGTTGCTGAGGTTAAACGAGTTTTCGTAAAAAGCGAGTATCGCGGCAAGGGAATTTCCAAAGAATTAATGCGCTTACTGGAAGCCCGGGCCAAAGAAAAAGGCTATAACATATTACTATTAGAAACAGGCGCTTCTCTGGTTGAGGCTATGGGTTTGTACCGTAGCTTAGGCTATGGCATAATGCAAAACTATGGTCAATACAAGGATTTACAAGAGTCGATTTGTATGCAAAAAAACCTATCGTAA
- a CDS encoding Lrp/AsnC family transcriptional regulator, with protein MNSFDYKIITHLMHHARTTWAELGTLLGLSAPAAADRVHKLEEQGVISGYAALVNPEYAGCGLAAIILITLDNPADRPTFLELVKQSPEIMECHHIAGAEDYLLKVRCAGTRELEKLISQDIKALPGIKTRTTIILSTLKETPILPIKQPEEC; from the coding sequence ATGAATTCTTTCGATTATAAAATAATCACCCATCTAATGCATCACGCCCGTACAACCTGGGCGGAACTTGGCACCTTGCTGGGCTTATCCGCCCCTGCCGCAGCCGACAGAGTGCACAAGCTGGAAGAACAGGGGGTAATTAGCGGCTATGCGGCATTAGTCAATCCCGAATACGCCGGCTGCGGCCTGGCTGCGATCATATTAATCACGCTGGACAATCCGGCAGATAGACCTACATTCCTAGAGTTGGTAAAGCAGTCGCCGGAAATCATGGAATGCCACCATATAGCCGGTGCGGAAGATTACCTGCTCAAAGTACGCTGCGCCGGAACCCGTGAACTGGAAAAATTAATCAGCCAAGATATCAAAGCTCTGCCAGGCATTAAAACCAGGACAACGATTATTCTTTCAACCCTCAAGGAAACCCCCATCCTTCCCATCAAGCAGCCAGAGGAGTGTTGA
- the rpe gene encoding ribulose-phosphate 3-epimerase translates to MIQIAASIMCANQLKLANELDRLAKAKVDMLHCDVMDGSYVDNLAMGPYVLEEIRAYTEIPLDIHLAVFEPERYIPLFAGCKPEYISVHAEATHHLHRALYMIKEMGVKPVVALNPSTPLSAITHVLQEVDMVLVMTVDPGFAGQKFVTSTLRKIKALTTLCEERGLSPLIQIDGNINSMTIPAAVKAGANVLVGGTSSIFRGEDADYALLVQQMRDSAQAG, encoded by the coding sequence ATGATTCAGATCGCCGCTTCCATTATGTGTGCCAATCAGTTAAAACTGGCCAATGAATTGGACCGCCTGGCGAAAGCGAAGGTAGACATGCTGCATTGTGATGTCATGGACGGTTCCTATGTGGACAATCTGGCGATGGGACCTTATGTGCTGGAGGAAATCCGAGCCTACACGGAGATTCCGCTGGATATCCATCTGGCGGTATTTGAACCGGAGCGCTATATTCCCCTGTTTGCCGGCTGCAAACCGGAATATATCTCGGTCCATGCCGAGGCAACCCACCATTTGCACAGGGCTTTGTATATGATTAAAGAAATGGGAGTCAAACCGGTTGTGGCTTTAAATCCTTCCACGCCGTTGTCGGCCATTACCCATGTGCTGCAGGAAGTGGATATGGTGCTGGTTATGACGGTTGATCCGGGCTTTGCCGGTCAAAAATTTGTAACCAGTACATTAAGGAAGATTAAAGCACTTACCACACTTTGCGAAGAACGGGGCCTTAGTCCGTTGATTCAGATTGATGGCAATATCAATAGTATGACCATTCCGGCGGCGGTAAAGGCCGGCGCCAATGTCCTGGTTGGCGGAACCTCGTCCATTTTCCGGGGCGAAGATGCCGATTACGCGCTGTTGGTTCAGCAAATGCGTGATTCGGCTCAGGCAGGCTGA
- the rpe gene encoding ribulose-phosphate 3-epimerase, with translation MSIVLSPSLLAADMGHLAQELQTLEERGIKALHIDVMDGNFVPNIAFGPDQIKMLRPLTTMKFDVHLMIVKPERYIQTFADAGADAITVHPEACTHLHRTLQIIKATGKTVGVSLNPATPIEVLEYMYELVDRILLMTVNPGYGGQKNIEAMNKKIEQLAAVKEANNYSFEIQVDGGINKENIKAVITAGARNIVIGSALLQRGKTEENIADYQNIIRSIQL, from the coding sequence ATGAGTATTGTTTTATCGCCTTCACTATTGGCTGCGGATATGGGGCATTTGGCACAGGAACTGCAAACGCTGGAGGAGCGCGGCATTAAAGCTCTGCATATTGATGTCATGGATGGAAACTTTGTTCCCAATATCGCTTTTGGACCGGATCAGATCAAAATGCTTCGTCCGTTGACTACAATGAAATTTGATGTACATCTGATGATTGTTAAACCCGAGCGGTACATTCAGACCTTTGCCGATGCCGGGGCGGATGCCATTACGGTCCATCCCGAAGCTTGCACTCATTTGCACAGGACGTTGCAAATAATTAAGGCGACCGGCAAGACGGTTGGGGTATCGCTCAATCCGGCTACACCGATTGAAGTGCTCGAATATATGTATGAATTGGTGGACCGGATATTGCTTATGACGGTCAATCCCGGTTATGGCGGGCAGAAGAATATTGAGGCCATGAATAAAAAAATCGAACAGTTAGCTGCTGTTAAAGAAGCAAATAACTATAGCTTTGAAATTCAGGTGGACGGCGGGATTAATAAGGAAAATATCAAGGCTGTCATAACCGCCGGAGCGCGAAACATTGTGATCGGTTCTGCCTTGCTGCAGCGGGGGAAAACTGAGGAAAATATCGCCGACTATCAAAATATTATTCGCTCTATACAGCTATAA
- a CDS encoding MFS transporter — MDIISRLERIPAGSFHYRLLVITGLGWMFDAMDTGIIAFVLPSLAKAWNLTAAQVGYIGSAGLVGMALGAVLSGSAADRIGRKKMFASTLILYSIATGLCGIAWNFASLVVLRFLVGFGLGGQLPVAVTLVSEYAPPDKRGRFIVLLESFWGVGWLAAALIAYLLIPHYGWQMAFFIGAVPALYVFYLWNWVPESVRYLLDKGKIKEAHDIVCGIERRSGLTPVNEMIAPPSEPAKRNAFSDIWAPEFFKRTLVLWIIWFGIVYSYYGIFTWLPSLMVGQGYTVLKTFEYVLIMTLAQLPGYFAAAYLVDRIGRKATLGGFLALSAVAAFFFGQGGTPGVVLLWGSLMSFFNLGAWGVVYTYTPELYPTRVRAFGSGWAAAVGRIGGILAPTIVGFMLQGQGGFQMIFTMFTAVMLLVAVTVWLAGEETKGKTLDEISR, encoded by the coding sequence ATGGATATTATTAGTCGTTTGGAGCGAATTCCTGCCGGCAGTTTTCATTACCGGCTGCTTGTGATTACCGGCTTGGGCTGGATGTTTGATGCGATGGACACGGGGATTATTGCCTTCGTGCTGCCTTCCTTGGCGAAGGCCTGGAACCTTACCGCCGCGCAGGTAGGCTATATCGGTAGTGCCGGACTGGTCGGCATGGCCCTGGGGGCTGTTTTATCCGGTTCGGCTGCCGACCGGATCGGCCGGAAAAAAATGTTTGCCTCTACGTTAATTCTCTATAGTATCGCGACAGGGCTGTGCGGGATTGCCTGGAACTTTGCATCTCTTGTCGTACTGCGGTTTCTGGTTGGTTTCGGCCTGGGGGGGCAATTGCCAGTAGCGGTGACGTTGGTTAGTGAATATGCGCCGCCGGATAAACGGGGGCGGTTTATTGTTCTCTTAGAAAGCTTCTGGGGAGTGGGCTGGTTGGCAGCGGCGTTGATTGCTTATTTACTCATTCCGCATTATGGTTGGCAAATGGCATTCTTTATCGGTGCGGTGCCGGCACTTTATGTATTTTATCTGTGGAATTGGGTACCCGAGTCGGTCCGGTATTTGCTGGACAAAGGCAAGATCAAAGAAGCCCATGATATTGTCTGTGGTATTGAGCGCCGGTCTGGTTTGACGCCGGTGAACGAAATGATAGCTCCACCGTCGGAGCCGGCCAAGCGCAATGCTTTTTCGGATATATGGGCGCCCGAATTTTTTAAACGGACGCTGGTTTTATGGATCATCTGGTTTGGCATTGTATATTCCTATTACGGTATTTTTACCTGGCTGCCTTCGTTGATGGTGGGACAGGGCTATACAGTGCTTAAAACTTTTGAGTATGTGCTGATTATGACGCTTGCTCAATTGCCCGGCTATTTTGCCGCAGCCTATCTGGTGGACCGGATTGGCCGGAAGGCGACATTGGGCGGTTTTCTGGCACTCAGTGCGGTGGCAGCTTTTTTCTTCGGACAGGGCGGTACGCCGGGCGTGGTACTCTTGTGGGGCAGTTTGATGTCGTTCTTCAATTTGGGAGCCTGGGGTGTTGTTTATACCTATACGCCTGAGCTCTATCCTACCCGGGTAAGAGCTTTCGGCTCCGGCTGGGCCGCAGCCGTTGGACGGATTGGCGGAATATTGGCGCCTACCATTGTGGGCTTCATGCTGCAGGGACAAGGCGGTTTTCAAATGATCTTTACCATGTTTACCGCGGTCATGCTACTGGTAGCGGTAACGGTATGGCTGGCCGGTGAGGAGACGAAAGGCAAGACGTTAGACGAAATCAGCCGATAG
- a CDS encoding transcription repressor NadR, which yields MEAKKRRERLLERLQQSDEPLKGTVLAKELGVSRQIIVGDMAILRAAGAHVYATPNGYVLPRPKPQGMIATLACRHTTGKLGEELEIMVDYGAKVLNVIVEHPVYGEIRANLMLASRQDVVDFVEKLEASGAEPISVVTGGVHLHTIEVPTGEILQKIQAKLHDKGILLD from the coding sequence ATGGAAGCAAAGAAACGGAGAGAACGATTGCTGGAACGGCTGCAGCAATCGGACGAGCCGTTAAAGGGAACGGTTTTAGCCAAAGAGCTGGGAGTCAGTCGTCAGATTATTGTTGGCGATATGGCTATTTTACGGGCGGCTGGTGCGCATGTGTACGCCACACCGAATGGTTATGTACTGCCCAGGCCCAAGCCCCAGGGAATGATTGCGACCTTAGCTTGTCGGCATACGACCGGCAAGCTGGGAGAAGAACTGGAAATTATGGTGGACTATGGAGCAAAAGTACTGAATGTTATTGTAGAACATCCGGTATATGGTGAAATCAGGGCTAACTTGATGCTGGCTTCGCGGCAGGATGTTGTCGATTTTGTTGAAAAACTGGAGGCCAGCGGCGCCGAGCCTATTTCCGTTGTGACAGGCGGTGTTCATCTGCATACGATAGAAGTACCCACGGGTGAAATATTGCAAAAAATACAGGCTAAGCTGCATGACAAAGGGATCCTGCTGGATTGA
- a CDS encoding Bax inhibitor-1/YccA family protein codes for MQNIPSPYNHTTGSQTAVLVQSFFMQVYGWMMFGLLTTGVLAFYTAHSHFLLSLIFGSKLVFYGLLLAEVGIVFALGNSIQSLSATAASFLFFVYSALNGLTLASIFLRYTHGSIASVFFITAGTFGAMTIYGYLTKADLSKWGNLLFMSLIGLVIASLVNLFVQSSALMWILTYVGVLIFVGLTAYDTQRLKEIAHQLNDEGSVGKFAVLGALTLYLDFINLFLYLLRIFGKRR; via the coding sequence ATGCAAAATATCCCTTCTCCGTATAACCACACAACTGGCAGTCAGACAGCAGTGCTCGTACAAAGTTTTTTTATGCAGGTTTACGGCTGGATGATGTTCGGGCTGTTGACGACAGGCGTACTTGCTTTTTATACCGCTCACTCACACTTTCTGCTCAGTTTGATCTTTGGCAGCAAATTAGTCTTTTATGGATTGCTCTTGGCGGAAGTAGGCATTGTTTTTGCTCTGGGCAATTCGATTCAGTCACTCAGTGCAACAGCTGCCAGCTTTTTGTTTTTTGTGTATTCCGCATTGAATGGGTTAACGCTGGCATCGATATTTTTGCGTTACACCCATGGCTCGATTGCCAGTGTTTTCTTCATTACTGCCGGAACTTTTGGGGCAATGACGATTTATGGTTATTTAACAAAAGCGGATTTAAGCAAGTGGGGTAACCTTCTTTTTATGTCCTTAATCGGACTTGTAATTGCATCTCTGGTTAATCTATTCGTACAAAGTTCTGCTTTAATGTGGATACTAACCTATGTTGGAGTTTTAATCTTTGTTGGTTTAACAGCGTATGATACGCAACGGTTAAAAGAAATAGCTCATCAACTGAATGACGAGGGAAGTGTCGGCAAGTTTGCTGTACTTGGGGCATTAACCTTATACCTTGATTTTATCAATTTATTTCTCTATCTTTTGCGTATTTTTGGTAAGCGGCGTTAA
- a CDS encoding ROK family transcriptional regulator: MISLPCKATNSINDLTVLNTIRRRGPISRIDIARLTNLTPPTVINIANKLLDAGLILEYMIGESSGGRRPLLLKTNPGFAEVIVVLIRSKNIEVYRTDADGEVIKKRTHSIEKLTADDIINWMTASLKACIEEAEAPVAAISIVVRGPVNSVAGISVYAPSIGWRNVPLKSIVEEKFRIPVFVENDVKAMTRGEYYYHFIKETDNVVLVKVGHGIGAGIIIAGELYRGLTNGAGEIGHTIIDVTGPVCSCGNYGCLEALASEAALISSVVRAIKEGQKSMISEMVQGELENVTADDIYRAAAEQDDLAIFMLRQVARYLGIGIANIFNTFNPEIVVIGGGLAQAQEFIEETIRSTVEERAMGNSYRAAEIWFTTSKEGTVKGAVDMALTEVL, encoded by the coding sequence GTGATCTCGTTGCCATGTAAAGCTACCAATAGTATCAATGACTTAACCGTACTAAATACCATTAGACGACGGGGGCCTATTTCACGGATTGATATCGCCAGGCTGACAAATTTAACGCCTCCTACGGTTATTAATATTGCCAACAAACTGCTGGATGCCGGACTTATTCTCGAATATATGATTGGTGAATCCAGCGGCGGCAGACGGCCGTTACTGCTAAAGACCAATCCCGGTTTTGCGGAAGTTATTGTGGTGTTGATCCGCTCGAAGAATATCGAGGTATACCGTACGGATGCCGACGGAGAAGTGATAAAAAAGCGAACCCATAGTATTGAGAAGCTAACGGCCGATGACATTATCAACTGGATGACGGCATCGCTTAAAGCCTGTATTGAGGAAGCGGAGGCGCCGGTGGCGGCAATTAGTATTGTGGTGCGCGGACCGGTAAATTCCGTTGCCGGTATATCCGTGTATGCTCCCTCAATCGGTTGGCGCAATGTGCCGCTTAAATCCATTGTGGAAGAAAAATTCCGGATACCTGTATTTGTCGAAAATGACGTGAAAGCGATGACCCGGGGCGAATACTATTACCATTTTATTAAGGAAACCGACAATGTGGTACTGGTAAAGGTCGGGCATGGCATTGGTGCCGGCATTATTATTGCCGGTGAATTATACCGGGGGTTAACAAACGGGGCCGGAGAAATCGGTCATACGATCATTGATGTTACCGGTCCGGTGTGCAGTTGCGGTAACTATGGCTGTCTGGAAGCGCTGGCTTCGGAAGCGGCACTCATTTCCTCTGTTGTGCGGGCTATTAAGGAAGGCCAAAAATCAATGATCAGTGAAATGGTCCAGGGCGAGTTGGAAAACGTTACGGCTGACGATATTTATCGAGCGGCGGCAGAGCAGGACGATCTTGCGATCTTCATGCTGCGGCAGGTGGCCCGTTATTTGGGAATTGGCATCGCCAATATATTCAACACCTTTAATCCGGAAATCGTTGTTATTGGCGGCGGTTTAGCTCAGGCACAGGAATTTATTGAGGAAACTATCCGTAGTACGGTAGAGGAACGGGCCATGGGTAATTCCTACCGGGCTGCTGAAATTTGGTTTACAACCAGCAAGGAAGGAACTGTCAAGGGCGCTGTGGATATGGCATTAACCGAGGTTTTGTAA
- a CDS encoding transaldolase family protein codes for MKILLDTANAAYIKKINDLFPIDGVTTNPSILAKNGKPFMEVLQEIRSIIGPDRTLHAQVLSQTAEEILTEANYLISKLGANTFIKIPVIPEGYKAMRLLHEKGVKVTATAVFTAQQALMAARAGANYVAPYVNRIDNISGDGVQVVADIAHIFESFGFATEVLAASFKNVDQVQKCCLVKAHAVTVSEDVFDSLTKHPLTDWSVNKFVEDWEAVYGKGTKVSNA; via the coding sequence ATGAAGATTTTACTGGACACGGCTAATGCCGCTTATATTAAGAAAATTAATGATTTATTCCCGATTGACGGAGTAACGACCAACCCCAGCATTTTGGCCAAGAACGGTAAGCCGTTTATGGAGGTATTGCAGGAAATTCGCTCGATTATCGGGCCGGATCGGACGCTGCATGCCCAGGTGCTCAGTCAGACAGCAGAGGAAATCCTGACAGAGGCAAATTATCTTATTAGCAAGCTGGGAGCGAATACCTTCATTAAAATTCCTGTTATTCCGGAAGGGTATAAAGCCATGCGCTTGTTGCACGAAAAGGGCGTCAAGGTTACGGCTACAGCCGTCTTTACTGCCCAGCAGGCACTGATGGCGGCCAGAGCCGGGGCTAACTATGTCGCTCCCTATGTAAACCGGATTGATAACATTTCCGGCGACGGAGTGCAGGTGGTCGCTGATATTGCACATATATTTGAGTCTTTTGGCTTTGCTACCGAGGTACTGGCGGCCAGCTTTAAAAATGTTGATCAGGTACAGAAATGCTGCCTGGTTAAGGCCCATGCGGTAACGGTCAGCGAAGACGTATTTGACAGTCTGACCAAGCATCCCTTAACTGACTGGAGTGTTAATAAATTTGTGGAAGACTGGGAAGCAGTTTATGGAAAAGGAACCAAGGTGAGCAACGCCTAA
- a CDS encoding DUF805 domain-containing protein, producing the protein MFQLNIFLNLFRKNGVFSFTGRINRSKYIIRSLIFLLMCIGNMFLMLGTFHLLGDKPISWIIVIAVGFFIILYSLANSIKRLHDLNLSGLWILLWIVLIGLISNFLGYSTAKLTNNIISFIIWVIMISLPGSPGPNKYGEDPLSTTPPTA; encoded by the coding sequence TTGTTTCAACTGAATATTTTTCTCAATCTATTTAGAAAAAACGGAGTTTTCTCATTTACCGGAAGAATCAATCGGTCTAAATATATCATCAGAAGTCTCATTTTCTTATTAATGTGTATTGGGAATATGTTTCTTATGTTAGGCACGTTTCATCTGTTGGGCGATAAGCCCATTTCCTGGATCATTGTAATAGCAGTGGGCTTCTTCATTATTCTTTATAGTCTGGCCAACTCAATAAAGCGACTCCACGACCTAAATCTATCGGGACTGTGGATTTTACTCTGGATAGTACTCATTGGCCTAATAAGTAATTTTTTAGGTTATTCAACAGCAAAATTAACAAATAATATTATCTCCTTTATTATCTGGGTAATTATGATCTCTCTGCCAGGATCACCAGGCCCTAATAAATACGGAGAAGATCCCTTATCCACGACTCCACCAACAGCATAA
- a CDS encoding transposase, with product LMIFDKHANLKYKYGNRHFWCKGYFVDTVGRNKEAIAKYIREQLQEDIIVDQLSLKELTDPFTGEPVKKS from the coding sequence GTTGATGATATTTGATAAACATGCGAATTTAAAATATAAGTATGGAAACAGGCATTTTTGGTGCAAAGGATATTTTGTGGATACGGTGGGACGAAACAAAGAGGCAATAGCAAAATATATCCGAGAGCAGTTACAAGAAGATATAATTGTCGACCAGCTAAGTTTGAAGGAATTGACAGACCCGTTTACGGGTGAGCCCGTGAAAAAGTCATAA
- the rpiB gene encoding ribose 5-phosphate isomerase B, whose amino-acid sequence MKIAIGSDHAGYEMKEGLKKFLANRSIEIVDCGPDTDERPAEYVPIAKAVAERAAGAEVDGGILICGTGMGMSIAANKVPGVRAGLCNELFTAKYAKSDVNINVLCMGSRVISQRLAEEITTLWLDTPFTGGRFIPRLQQLSELEAEMRDGR is encoded by the coding sequence ATGAAAATTGCTATTGGATCTGATCACGCAGGATATGAGATGAAAGAAGGGTTGAAAAAGTTTTTAGCCAACCGGTCGATTGAGATTGTCGATTGCGGGCCTGATACGGATGAAAGACCGGCGGAGTATGTGCCGATTGCCAAAGCGGTGGCAGAAAGGGCGGCAGGGGCGGAAGTTGACGGCGGTATTCTGATTTGCGGTACCGGCATGGGCATGTCGATTGCCGCCAATAAAGTGCCGGGAGTGCGAGCCGGTCTTTGCAATGAACTATTTACCGCCAAATATGCGAAAAGCGATGTTAATATTAATGTGCTATGTATGGGCAGCCGGGTTATCAGCCAGCGGCTGGCCGAGGAAATTACGACGCTTTGGCTCGATACACCTTTTACCGGCGGCCGCTTTATTCCCCGGCTGCAGCAGTTAAGTGAGCTGGAAGCGGAAATGAGGGATGGCCGATGA
- a CDS encoding histidine phosphatase family protein, translating to MKIGLVRHFEVAHQPSSNLKLMTPTQLKEWLHEYELSDVKDCLLEPDKGIWETCYSSDLPRAIKTAQKLFAGEIIETKALRELPIFPPTNINFKLPVVLWLFLGRIAWMLSHKSQVESKAMLKERVKYIVDEIILKNDQDILIVSHGFLMIFLRKELLKQGFRGPNFKKAVNGEIYVFEQETYT from the coding sequence ATGAAGATCGGCTTGGTACGTCACTTTGAGGTTGCACATCAACCTTCAAGTAATCTTAAATTAATGACACCTACTCAACTTAAAGAGTGGCTACATGAATATGAACTGTCCGATGTTAAAGACTGTCTGCTTGAACCCGACAAAGGTATATGGGAAACATGTTACTCCAGCGATTTGCCGCGAGCAATAAAAACCGCTCAAAAATTGTTTGCTGGAGAAATCATTGAAACAAAGGCTTTGCGGGAACTTCCTATCTTTCCGCCTACTAACATAAACTTTAAACTGCCGGTCGTATTATGGCTATTTTTAGGAAGAATAGCCTGGATGCTATCACATAAATCACAAGTAGAAAGTAAGGCAATGCTCAAAGAAAGAGTAAAATACATTGTGGATGAAATAATCTTAAAAAATGATCAGGATATTCTTATTGTAAGTCATGGATTTTTAATGATATTTTTGCGAAAGGAACTTTTAAAGCAAGGCTTTCGAGGGCCAAATTTTAAAAAGGCAGTCAACGGAGAGATTTATGTATTCGAGCAAGAAACCTATACTTAA